A genomic region of Mesobacillus jeotgali contains the following coding sequences:
- a CDS encoding SE1561 family protein codes for MGNPINDKNTQVVFLKQRLDMFAELLEAIDPEEADLEDIDRMIQIVEEMDAKCREFKHRDE; via the coding sequence TTGGGAAATCCGATAAATGATAAAAATACGCAGGTTGTATTCTTGAAACAGCGTTTGGATATGTTTGCTGAGTTGCTTGAAGCGATTGATCCGGAAGAAGCTGACCTTGAAGATATCGACCGCATGATCCAAATCGTCGAAGAAATGGATGCGAAATGCCGCGAATTCAAGCATCGCGATGAGTAA
- a CDS encoding fumarate hydratase, translating to MNIEKFQESMYQLIVETSTNLPKDVRRAIKAAAERENAGTRSAMSLDTITNNIKMADDNVSPICQDTGLPTFKIKTPVGANQIEMKKAIYNAIAQATKDGKLRPNSVDSLTGENSGDNLGGGTPVIKFEQWEKDYIDARLILKGGGCENKNIQYSLPTELEGLGRAGRDLDGIRKCIMHSVYQAQGQGCSAGFIGVGIGGDRSSGYDLAKEQLFRTVDDVNSHPDLRNLEEYVMENANKLGIGTMGFGGETTLLGCKVGVMNRIPASFYVSVAYNCWAYRRLGVAVNPESGEIQEWMYQEGEKIDFAQPVTQEIAAAVEAPEEQNVVTLTAPITEEQIRQLKVGDVVKIDGMMYTGRDAIHKYLSDHDSPVDLNGQVIYHCGPVMLKDEEGNWHVKAAGPTTSIREEPYQGDIMKKFGIRAVIGKGGMGAKTLAALKEHGGVYLNAIGGAAQYYADCIKSVEGVDLMNFGIPEAMWHLNVEGFTAVVTMDSHGNSLHEDVEKSSLEKLAQFADRVYK from the coding sequence ATGAATATCGAAAAGTTTCAGGAAAGTATGTACCAGCTGATTGTTGAAACATCCACGAACCTGCCGAAGGATGTACGAAGGGCGATCAAAGCGGCGGCGGAGCGCGAGAACGCGGGAACCCGTTCGGCGATGAGCCTTGATACAATCACTAACAATATTAAAATGGCTGATGACAATGTATCACCAATCTGCCAGGATACAGGCCTGCCAACCTTCAAAATCAAAACTCCGGTTGGTGCGAACCAGATTGAAATGAAAAAAGCGATTTACAATGCTATTGCGCAGGCAACGAAGGATGGGAAATTGCGTCCAAACTCCGTTGATTCACTGACAGGGGAAAATAGCGGCGACAATCTTGGCGGCGGAACTCCTGTCATCAAGTTCGAGCAATGGGAAAAAGATTATATCGACGCACGCCTGATATTAAAAGGCGGCGGCTGTGAAAATAAAAATATCCAGTATAGCCTTCCAACTGAACTGGAAGGACTAGGGCGCGCTGGCCGTGATCTGGATGGTATCCGCAAGTGTATCATGCATTCAGTCTATCAGGCACAGGGACAAGGCTGCAGCGCCGGGTTCATCGGTGTTGGTATCGGTGGCGACCGTTCTTCCGGCTACGACCTTGCGAAAGAGCAGCTGTTCCGTACAGTAGACGATGTGAATTCGCACCCAGACCTTCGGAATCTTGAAGAATACGTAATGGAAAATGCAAATAAACTTGGAATCGGCACGATGGGATTTGGCGGTGAAACGACCCTTCTTGGCTGCAAAGTTGGTGTCATGAACCGTATTCCGGCTAGTTTTTACGTATCTGTTGCCTATAACTGCTGGGCATACCGCCGTCTAGGTGTAGCGGTGAATCCTGAAAGTGGAGAGATCCAGGAATGGATGTACCAGGAGGGCGAGAAGATCGACTTCGCACAGCCTGTAACCCAGGAAATCGCTGCAGCAGTTGAAGCACCTGAAGAACAAAATGTTGTTACACTGACTGCTCCAATTACAGAAGAACAAATCCGCCAGCTTAAGGTGGGGGATGTTGTGAAAATTGACGGCATGATGTATACGGGCCGAGACGCAATCCATAAGTATCTGTCAGACCATGATTCTCCAGTTGACCTGAATGGCCAGGTCATCTACCATTGCGGTCCGGTTATGCTCAAGGATGAAGAAGGCAACTGGCACGTGAAGGCGGCAGGACCGACAACAAGTATTCGCGAGGAACCTTACCAGGGCGATATCATGAAGAAGTTCGGCATCCGCGCTGTAATCGGTAAAGGCGGAATGGGAGCAAAGACGCTTGCTGCTTTGAAAGAACATGGTGGTGTTTACCTGAATGCAATCGGCGGCGCAGCACAGTACTACGCTGACTGCATTAAATCCGTAGAGGGCGTAGACCTTATGAATTTCGGGATTCCGGAAGCAATGTGGCACTTGAATGTAGAAGGTTTTACAGCCGTTGTCACGATGGACTCACACGGAAACAGCCTGCACGAGGATGTTGAAAAATCATCCCTTGAAAAATTGGCACAATTCGCTGATCGAGTATATAAATAA
- a CDS encoding DUF3231 family protein, with product MSEEQKIDWTSGEIGNLWNIYMANSMAVCMFRHFLVKVDDEEVKDCLLTADGLSKRILSQLEDLFNAEGMGVPHGFSESDVNLHAPRLFSDSFYLTYLDMMVKYGALYYSVALPGFSKMGLRQAITDINISTLNLSNKVTEVMLKKGLHVRAPFIPTSKHVSFVEKQSFFNGYFEDKRPLTAIEITHLFLNIQVNAIKTILVMGFSQVAKFEDVRDYFLRGKKINIKQHNILSQILNKEELPVAIPSHFKITESTEAPYSDKLMLFHISNLSSAKVRNFGDSMAVSPRHDLGAVYARFLLETANFAEDGGNIQIEHGWMEKQPANVDRDQLAKQQKN from the coding sequence ATGTCGGAAGAACAAAAAATCGATTGGACGTCCGGGGAAATCGGCAACCTATGGAATATATACATGGCAAACTCAATGGCTGTCTGTATGTTTCGGCATTTTTTGGTGAAGGTAGATGATGAAGAGGTAAAGGATTGCCTTTTGACAGCGGATGGTTTGAGTAAAAGAATCCTTTCACAACTGGAGGACCTTTTTAACGCAGAAGGTATGGGGGTGCCGCATGGATTTTCGGAGTCTGATGTGAATCTACATGCACCAAGGTTGTTTTCTGACAGCTTTTATCTGACCTATCTCGACATGATGGTCAAATATGGTGCGCTTTATTATAGTGTTGCATTGCCGGGCTTCTCAAAAATGGGGCTTCGCCAGGCGATAACCGATATCAATATTTCAACCCTTAACCTGTCAAATAAGGTGACAGAAGTGATGCTAAAAAAGGGCTTGCATGTTAGGGCACCATTCATCCCTACTTCAAAACATGTATCGTTTGTTGAAAAACAAAGCTTTTTCAATGGTTATTTTGAAGATAAAAGGCCTCTTACGGCAATAGAAATCACCCATTTGTTTTTGAATATCCAGGTAAACGCGATCAAGACAATTCTTGTCATGGGGTTCAGCCAGGTCGCCAAGTTTGAGGATGTACGGGATTATTTTTTACGCGGCAAAAAAATCAACATCAAACAGCACAACATCCTGTCGCAAATTCTGAACAAAGAGGAGCTGCCGGTTGCCATACCAAGCCATTTCAAGATCACGGAATCGACTGAGGCACCATATTCAGACAAGCTGATGCTGTTCCATATTTCCAATTTATCTTCGGCAAAAGTTAGGAATTTTGGAGATTCGATGGCGGTCAGTCCTCGACATGACCTTGGAGCTGTCTATGCCCGATTCCTGTTGGAAACAGCTAACTTTGCTGAAGACGGCGGAAACATTCAGATTGAGCATGGATGGATGGAAAAACAGCCAGCTAATGTGGACAGGGATCAGTTAGCGAAGCAGCAAAAAAATTAG
- the pdaA gene encoding delta-lactam-biosynthetic de-N-acetylase, whose amino-acid sequence MKTIVKVILASALLLLITLPATTGAEENSNSPLHWGFKKGRNGRQADAGRMFEVILEDHGAVYKGDKNSKDIYLTFDNGYENGYTEKILDILKEEKVPAAFFVTGHYLESAPELVARMANEGHIIGNHSWHHPDMTKISDEKIKKELEMVRAETERITGKKHMSYLRPPRGIFSEKTMAVAKEAGYTHIFWSLAFVDWNTDQQKGAQYSYDKIMTQIHPGAVLLLHTVSKDNADALGKVIRDLKEQGYKFKSLDDLMLSKSGLKDPMLY is encoded by the coding sequence ATGAAGACGATTGTTAAAGTAATACTTGCTTCGGCGTTGCTGCTCTTGATTACATTGCCAGCGACAACTGGTGCGGAGGAAAACTCCAACTCACCATTGCATTGGGGCTTCAAGAAAGGCCGTAACGGAAGGCAGGCAGATGCCGGCAGGATGTTTGAGGTCATCCTCGAAGACCATGGAGCAGTATATAAAGGTGACAAGAATTCTAAAGATATTTATTTGACCTTCGATAATGGTTATGAAAATGGCTATACCGAGAAGATCCTTGATATATTAAAAGAAGAAAAAGTTCCCGCGGCATTTTTTGTGACGGGACATTATCTTGAAAGCGCTCCAGAGCTTGTGGCTCGGATGGCAAATGAAGGCCATATCATCGGCAACCATTCCTGGCATCACCCTGACATGACGAAAATCAGTGATGAGAAAATCAAGAAGGAACTGGAAATGGTCAGAGCCGAAACAGAAAGAATTACTGGCAAGAAGCATATGAGCTATCTCCGTCCGCCACGCGGGATTTTCAGCGAAAAAACGATGGCTGTTGCGAAGGAAGCCGGTTACACGCATATATTCTGGTCACTGGCCTTTGTTGACTGGAATACGGACCAGCAAAAAGGGGCGCAATATTCATATGATAAAATCATGACGCAAATCCATCCCGGCGCAGTCCTGCTGCTGCACACCGTATCAAAGGATAACGCAGACGCACTGGGAAAAGTAATCAGGGATTTGAAAGAACAAGGCTACAAATTTAAAAGTCTTGATGATTTGATGCTAAGCAAGAGCGGATTGAAGGATCCGATGTTGTACTGA
- a CDS encoding DNA-3-methyladenine glycosylase family protein: MWEEKVSFSGPYNFDLALSRLALDPLHSVDIEKRLVRVPLVLKNKKIVAEVIGTGTLEKPEFLIRSDDDKEMTVQRLYEIFQWNVELLHIHEHFQTTELKSLFNEHYGTPLVLEFDPFSSLIKSIIHQQLNLKFAFTLTERFVKTYGEEHDGVWFYPSPEKVEQLTVEELRELQFSGRKAEYVIGIAKLAASGQLDFENMKSKPDAEVSQELIKIRGVGPWTVENFLMFALGRPNLFPMGDIGIQNALKKYFNLEEKPTPAEMEKFKEPWNPYLSYASLYLWRSIE; the protein is encoded by the coding sequence ATGTGGGAAGAAAAGGTGTCGTTTTCCGGTCCATACAATTTTGATCTGGCTTTGAGCAGGCTTGCGCTTGATCCATTACATTCAGTTGATATTGAAAAACGACTTGTAAGGGTGCCGCTTGTATTAAAAAATAAAAAAATCGTCGCTGAAGTCATCGGAACTGGGACTCTGGAAAAGCCAGAATTCCTCATCCGTTCTGATGATGACAAAGAAATGACGGTCCAGCGTCTTTATGAAATTTTTCAATGGAATGTGGAATTGCTCCATATACATGAGCATTTCCAGACAACGGAGTTAAAGAGTTTGTTCAATGAACATTATGGCACTCCGCTCGTACTTGAATTTGACCCATTTTCAAGTTTAATTAAGAGTATCATACATCAGCAATTGAATTTGAAGTTTGCTTTTACATTGACAGAACGATTTGTAAAAACATACGGCGAAGAGCATGATGGAGTTTGGTTTTATCCTTCGCCTGAAAAAGTGGAGCAGCTTACGGTGGAAGAGCTGCGTGAATTGCAGTTCAGCGGACGGAAGGCAGAGTATGTGATCGGAATCGCCAAACTGGCAGCATCAGGTCAGCTCGATTTTGAAAATATGAAATCGAAACCCGATGCAGAGGTTTCCCAAGAACTGATCAAGATTCGCGGCGTTGGTCCATGGACGGTTGAAAACTTCCTGATGTTCGCACTTGGAAGGCCGAATTTGTTCCCGATGGGTGACATCGGCATCCAGAATGCACTGAAGAAGTATTTCAATCTGGAGGAAAAACCGACTCCTGCTGAAATGGAAAAGTTTAAAGAACCATGGAATCCTTATTTAAGCTATGCTTCGCTCTATTTATGGAGAAGCATTGAATAA
- the rlmD gene encoding 23S rRNA (uracil(1939)-C(5))-methyltransferase RlmD, with product MKKEQQMKKEQHNKKEPQAKNVQHSKKGLQNNTQHKKDPQSKGQYKKGQQPNRGQQTAKLELKQTFPLTIKRLGINGEGVGYFKRQVVFVPGALPGEEIVAEATKVHPKFAEAKIKKIRKQSEHRIKPLCPVYDQCGGCQLQHLGYDQQLNEKRDIVIQALERHTKLKIDELDIRPTIGMENPWGYRNKSQFQVGEKDGKVLAGLYGLNSHNLINIEQCAVQHPATTKATEVVKGILQDLKIPIYNEKKHKGLVRTIVARTGVQTGELQIVLITTKKELPKKDIIIQEIKKRLPEVNSIVQNINGEKTSVIFGSETATLEGSDFIQETLGDLQFELSARTFFQLNPEQTVKLYNEAKAAARLTGKEKLVDAYCGVGTIGLWMADQAGEVRGMDVIPESIDDAKKNADKHGVKHAKFYLGKAEELLPKWLKEGWRPDVIVVDPPRTGCDEEFLKTVLKIKPKTFVYVSCNPSTLAKDIMTLGSQYKVEYIQPVDMFPHTSQIESVTRLVLK from the coding sequence ATGAAAAAAGAGCAGCAAATGAAGAAAGAACAGCATAACAAGAAAGAGCCGCAAGCCAAAAATGTGCAGCATTCCAAAAAAGGTTTGCAAAACAACACTCAGCACAAGAAAGATCCACAAAGCAAAGGTCAGTATAAAAAAGGGCAACAGCCAAACAGAGGCCAGCAAACCGCGAAGCTGGAGCTGAAGCAGACATTCCCGTTGACTATCAAGCGGCTTGGCATCAATGGTGAGGGTGTCGGCTACTTTAAGCGCCAGGTCGTGTTTGTGCCGGGTGCCTTGCCGGGTGAGGAAATCGTCGCGGAGGCAACGAAGGTCCATCCAAAGTTTGCTGAGGCGAAAATCAAGAAAATCCGCAAACAATCAGAGCATCGAATCAAGCCCCTATGTCCTGTATACGACCAGTGCGGTGGCTGTCAGCTCCAGCATTTGGGCTACGATCAGCAGCTCAATGAAAAACGTGATATTGTCATCCAGGCTTTAGAGCGGCATACCAAACTTAAAATCGACGAGCTGGATATCAGGCCGACAATCGGAATGGAGAATCCATGGGGCTACCGGAATAAGAGCCAATTCCAGGTTGGCGAAAAGGACGGAAAAGTGCTTGCCGGCCTGTATGGCCTGAACTCCCATAACCTGATCAATATCGAACAGTGCGCTGTCCAGCATCCGGCAACTACGAAAGCTACCGAAGTGGTAAAAGGCATTCTCCAGGATTTGAAGATTCCGATTTACAATGAGAAAAAGCACAAAGGGCTCGTGCGGACAATCGTTGCCAGGACAGGAGTCCAGACTGGCGAGCTGCAAATTGTCCTGATCACAACAAAAAAAGAATTGCCGAAAAAGGATATCATCATCCAGGAAATCAAAAAACGGCTTCCTGAGGTTAATTCCATTGTGCAAAACATCAATGGGGAAAAGACTTCCGTCATTTTCGGAAGCGAAACCGCGACATTGGAAGGCAGTGACTTTATCCAGGAGACACTGGGAGACCTGCAATTCGAATTGTCAGCGCGCACATTCTTTCAGCTGAATCCTGAACAGACTGTGAAACTCTACAATGAAGCGAAAGCAGCTGCCAGACTGACAGGCAAGGAAAAATTGGTGGATGCATATTGTGGTGTCGGCACCATTGGATTATGGATGGCCGACCAGGCTGGAGAGGTACGCGGCATGGACGTCATTCCTGAATCCATTGACGATGCGAAAAAGAATGCAGATAAGCACGGCGTCAAGCATGCAAAATTCTATTTGGGCAAAGCAGAGGAACTGCTTCCGAAATGGCTTAAGGAAGGCTGGCGTCCGGATGTGATTGTCGTCGACCCGCCACGTACTGGATGCGATGAGGAATTCCTGAAGACAGTTCTGAAAATCAAGCCGAAAACTTTTGTGTATGTCTCCTGCAATCCCTCAACGCTTGCAAAGGATATCATGACGCTGGGTTCCCAATACAAAGTTGAATACATCCAGCCAGTTGACATGTTCCCGCACACTTCACAGATTGAGAGTGTCACGAGACTGGTTTTAAAATGA
- a CDS encoding TetR/AcrR family transcriptional regulator, producing MDRRKKYTRMVLKDSLMELMKTRPISSITIKEICELADINRSTFYSHYSSQFDLLNAIEEEFIEDMVSTLNQYNFSKEDEALNMTEKILEYIARNSDVCQTLLSENSDIHFQKKGMMITQEFIFKNWITDSQFDRGTFEYINIFVVSGSIYVIKNWVENGMDKTPREMAEIINNFINRGLSGIR from the coding sequence ATGGACAGACGAAAGAAGTATACAAGGATGGTTTTAAAGGATAGTCTGATGGAATTAATGAAGACAAGGCCAATTTCGAGCATTACGATAAAAGAAATCTGTGAACTGGCAGACATCAATCGATCCACCTTTTATTCCCACTACTCCAGTCAATTTGACCTGCTCAATGCAATCGAAGAAGAATTCATAGAAGATATGGTTTCGACACTGAACCAATACAATTTTTCCAAAGAAGATGAAGCTCTGAATATGACGGAGAAGATTCTTGAGTATATTGCGAGGAATAGTGATGTATGCCAAACACTCCTAAGCGAAAATAGCGATATCCACTTTCAGAAAAAAGGGATGATGATCACCCAGGAGTTCATCTTCAAAAACTGGATCACTGACAGCCAGTTTGACCGAGGAACATTTGAATATATCAATATTTTTGTTGTCAGCGGAAGTATCTATGTGATTAAAAATTGGGTGGAAAACGGGATGGATAAAACACCGAGGGAAATGGCCGAAATCATCAATAACTTCATAAATAGAGGATTATCCGGTATAAGGTAA
- a CDS encoding efflux RND transporter permease subunit: MISIAEKIIKHKKAVVIAFVIFALVSTVAQFFVSVNYNMVDYLPEDAQSTRAMEIMEKEFSAEVPDTRVMVRDISLQEALSLKEKLSAIDGVGEVIWLDDVVDLKTPLEMEDEGTVENYYKDGNALFSISVRSGDEVAITDAIYELIGDEGAIAGEAINTASSQKMAGTESMYAAILLVPIIIFILVVSTTSWVEPLFFLTAIGVSVLINLGTNIFIGEVSFVTQSVAPILQLAVSLDYAVFLLHSFSDYRKKTNNPEEAMQLAMKKSFPAITASAATTFFGFIALTFMKFEIGSDLGINLVKGIVLSFISVMVFLPALTLLFYKWMDKTQHKSFVPSFSGIGSFVVKLKIPSLLLVFAILVPSFLAQSNTAFTYGLGEQPETTRAGSDFTEIKKEFGETTPIVLLVPKGDRAKETELVGELENLDYVTSVIAYVNMVGSVIPPEYLDESITNEFYSENYSRIIINTNQGTEGNIPFSIVQKVNETTEKYYGDKALSLGESVTLYDIKNVVNKDNIVVNVLTVVTIAIVLLATFKSISIPLVLLITIQSAVWINLSIPYFTSSSLVFVGYLIISTVQLAATVDYAILLTEAYQHNRQEMSAKKAIVKTLDEKTFSISISAAILSSVGFILWMTSSNPIVGSIGLLLGRGALLAFVMVVFLLPAMLLVFDKFIKKTTYKANFYEEK; the protein is encoded by the coding sequence ATGATAAGCATTGCAGAAAAAATCATAAAACATAAGAAAGCTGTTGTCATAGCGTTTGTTATATTTGCATTAGTTTCGACGGTGGCGCAATTTTTTGTGTCGGTCAATTATAATATGGTGGATTATCTGCCAGAGGATGCCCAGTCCACAAGGGCTATGGAAATCATGGAGAAGGAATTTAGTGCTGAAGTACCGGATACGAGGGTCATGGTAAGGGATATATCCTTACAGGAAGCACTCAGTTTAAAAGAGAAATTGTCAGCCATTGACGGTGTAGGAGAAGTCATATGGCTCGATGATGTGGTGGATTTGAAAACCCCCCTCGAAATGGAAGATGAAGGGACGGTAGAAAACTATTACAAGGATGGGAACGCATTGTTCTCGATCAGTGTCCGCTCAGGTGATGAGGTTGCGATTACCGATGCTATTTACGAATTGATTGGTGACGAAGGAGCGATTGCTGGCGAAGCCATCAATACCGCATCGTCGCAAAAAATGGCTGGAACTGAATCCATGTATGCGGCCATATTGCTCGTACCAATCATTATTTTCATTCTGGTCGTATCAACTACGTCGTGGGTGGAACCATTATTTTTCCTGACGGCAATTGGCGTTTCGGTCCTGATTAACCTGGGAACGAATATTTTTATTGGTGAAGTTTCCTTCGTTACCCAGTCGGTAGCCCCGATTCTGCAGCTGGCGGTTTCGCTCGATTATGCCGTATTCCTGCTTCACAGTTTCTCTGATTATCGAAAGAAAACGAACAATCCAGAAGAAGCGATGCAACTTGCGATGAAAAAGTCATTCCCGGCGATCACTGCCAGTGCGGCTACAACCTTTTTTGGATTCATCGCATTAACATTCATGAAATTCGAAATCGGCTCAGACCTTGGAATCAACCTGGTAAAAGGAATTGTCTTGAGCTTCATCAGTGTCATGGTGTTTTTACCGGCGCTAACTTTACTATTCTACAAATGGATGGACAAAACGCAGCACAAAAGTTTTGTTCCTAGCTTTTCCGGGATTGGGAGCTTTGTCGTCAAATTGAAAATCCCAAGTCTGCTGCTCGTTTTTGCCATCCTTGTTCCTAGCTTTTTGGCCCAAAGCAATACAGCATTTACGTATGGGCTTGGAGAACAACCGGAAACAACGCGAGCCGGCAGTGATTTTACAGAGATTAAGAAAGAATTTGGAGAAACGACTCCTATCGTCCTTTTGGTTCCGAAAGGAGATCGGGCAAAAGAAACGGAGCTTGTCGGGGAGCTTGAGAACCTGGATTACGTCACAAGCGTGATTGCCTATGTGAATATGGTCGGCTCGGTCATACCTCCTGAGTACCTGGATGAATCGATTACGAATGAGTTTTATTCGGAAAATTACAGCCGTATTATCATCAATACGAATCAGGGCACAGAAGGGAATATTCCTTTTTCGATCGTTCAGAAGGTGAATGAAACAACTGAAAAATATTATGGTGACAAGGCATTGAGCCTGGGGGAAAGCGTAACATTGTACGATATCAAGAATGTCGTCAATAAGGATAATATCGTTGTGAACGTGTTGACGGTCGTAACGATTGCGATTGTCCTGCTAGCAACATTTAAATCGATATCGATTCCGCTTGTATTGCTAATCACGATTCAATCAGCAGTCTGGATCAATCTGTCGATTCCGTATTTTACAAGTTCATCGCTTGTGTTTGTCGGATATTTAATCATCAGTACGGTGCAGCTTGCGGCAACGGTCGACTATGCGATCCTGCTGACGGAAGCTTACCAGCATAACCGCCAGGAAATGTCCGCTAAAAAAGCGATCGTGAAAACATTAGATGAAAAGACGTTTTCCATATCAATATCTGCAGCGATTTTATCGAGTGTAGGGTTTATTCTATGGATGACGTCTTCCAACCCGATAGTCGGATCCATCGGCTTATTATTAGGCAGGGGTGCATTGCTTGCCTTTGTGATGGTCGTGTTCTTATTACCGGCTATGCTGCTCGTATTTGATAAATTCATTAAAAAGACGACCTATAAAGCAAATTTTTACGAGGAGAAATGA
- a CDS encoding ferritin, whose translation MISDKLVNGLVEQMNYEFYSAHAYMAMAAYCSAENLDGFANFFLVQAEEERFHAMKFYNFINDMGERVTFDGFHAPSNDFESVLDVFEKGLGHEKEVTRRIYNLADIALDEREHATMTFLKWFIEEQVEEEALFDSLIQKLRRIDKDSNAFFMLENELAQRSFTAPV comes from the coding sequence ATGATCAGCGATAAGTTGGTAAATGGTTTGGTCGAACAAATGAATTATGAGTTTTATTCTGCGCACGCGTACATGGCAATGGCTGCGTATTGCTCAGCGGAGAATTTGGATGGTTTTGCAAACTTCTTTTTGGTACAAGCTGAAGAAGAACGATTCCATGCGATGAAATTTTACAATTTTATCAATGATATGGGTGAGCGTGTGACATTCGATGGATTCCACGCTCCATCAAACGACTTCGAGTCTGTTCTGGATGTTTTTGAAAAAGGACTTGGGCACGAAAAGGAAGTAACGCGCCGTATCTATAATCTTGCAGATATCGCACTTGATGAGCGCGAACACGCAACGATGACATTTCTGAAATGGTTCATTGAAGAACAGGTTGAAGAAGAAGCCCTGTTTGACAGCCTGATCCAAAAGCTGCGCCGCATTGACAAGGACAGCAACGCATTCTTCATGCTCGAAAATGAACTCGCACAGCGTTCATTCACTGCGCCAGTGTGA